The Erythrolamprus reginae isolate rEryReg1 chromosome 3, rEryReg1.hap1, whole genome shotgun sequence genome contains a region encoding:
- the LOC139165609 gene encoding neuritin-like has translation MALRPGAALLLITLGYLLKLLTAETRCENIYQDFSGCILKLGENMARYEEEAEEDKMNQSLLQGLQVVCGYWNEFHNCAMATLWVCQEEMVTIWEKLKRESRKIKFEGNLFDLCISSNYQNLPSSQIPTLFLLGITLILIWLNL, from the exons ATGGCGCTCCGACCCGGCGCGGCGCTGCTACTCATCACACTGG GGTACTTGCTCAAGCTACTGACGGCAGAAACTCGGTGTGAAAATATTTATCAAGATTTCTCTGGCTGCATCTTAAAATTAGGAGAGAACATGGCTAGATATGAAGAAGAAGCTGAAGAAGACAAAATGAACCAGAGTCTGCTGCAAGGATTGCAGGTTGTTTGTGG ATATTGGAATGAATTTCATAATTGTGCGATGGCTACTCTTTGGGTGTGCCAGGAGGAGATGGTGACTATCTGGGAAAAATTGAAAAGGGAATCTAGAAAAATCAAGTTTGAAGGCAATCTTTTTGACCTCTGCATCTCCAGTAACTATCAGAATTTACCCTCATCCCAGATCCCAACCCTTTTTCTATTAGGCATCACTCTGATCCTCATTTGGCTCAATTTATGA